From a region of the Janthinobacterium sp. 61 genome:
- a CDS encoding AraC family transcriptional regulator — protein MHKPDTRTVSNRIAQQCARTMQADGHDPADFFRHTGITPAQLTEPGGRINAERHRRMTAYAQQLPQHRAILDLDVTHWFAHYSGIAHVCFNRPTLRSALHELLHLRGLIGEFDFMLMSESGTRIEIEYLSEFCPMGGAMQALANFRMLSLVARAYDDGMATAFRASFQGKAPWFAPAIAECFGAAATFGQARNTLTFDAPALDRPFAQFNAMLAPHALRHAQGQLQQLQRAQLFSARVEQAIIDLLGQQGAGDTDGASLLPALCDGLAMNRWTLQRQLQQEQTSFRALELRAKSRESRRLLRETSLSVAEISDRLGFSSQSAFTRFFKNQFELPPARYRQDAAGA, from the coding sequence TTGCACAAACCCGACACGCGCACGGTTTCGAACCGCATTGCGCAACAATGTGCGCGCACCATGCAGGCTGATGGCCACGATCCCGCCGACTTTTTCCGCCATACGGGCATCACGCCGGCGCAACTCACGGAACCTGGCGGCCGCATCAACGCCGAGCGGCACCGCCGCATGACGGCCTACGCCCAGCAGTTGCCGCAGCACCGGGCCATTCTCGATCTCGACGTGACGCACTGGTTCGCGCATTACTCGGGTATCGCCCACGTCTGCTTCAACCGCCCCACCCTGCGCAGCGCGCTGCACGAGCTGCTGCACTTGCGGGGTCTGATCGGCGAATTCGATTTCATGCTGATGAGCGAGAGTGGCACGCGCATCGAGATCGAATACCTGTCCGAGTTCTGCCCCATGGGGGGGGCCATGCAGGCGCTGGCCAATTTCCGCATGTTGTCGCTGGTGGCGCGCGCCTACGACGATGGCATGGCAACCGCCTTCCGTGCCAGCTTCCAGGGCAAGGCGCCATGGTTCGCGCCAGCCATTGCCGAGTGTTTCGGCGCCGCCGCCACCTTTGGCCAAGCGCGCAATACATTGACATTTGACGCGCCGGCGCTGGACCGTCCCTTCGCGCAGTTCAACGCCATGCTGGCGCCGCACGCGCTGCGGCACGCGCAGGGGCAATTGCAGCAGTTGCAGAGGGCGCAGCTGTTTTCGGCCCGCGTGGAGCAAGCCATCATCGATTTACTGGGCCAGCAAGGTGCGGGCGATACCGATGGCGCCTCGCTGCTGCCGGCCCTGTGCGACGGCCTGGCGATGAACCGCTGGACCTTGCAGCGCCAGCTGCAGCAGGAGCAGACATCGTTCCGCGCGCTGGAATTGCGCGCCAAGAGCCGAGAATCGCGCCGTTTGCTGCGAGAAACGAGCCTGAGCGTGGCGGAAATCAGCGACCGCCTGGGCTTTTCCTCGCAAAGCGCGTTTACCCGCTTTTTCAAGAACCAGTTCGAACTGCCGCCAGCGCGCTACAGGCAGGATGCCGCCGGAGCCTAG
- a CDS encoding efflux RND transporter permease subunit codes for MSGGFNLSALAVRERSVTLFLICLISLAGLLSFFKLGRAEDPAFTVKVMTIVTAWPGASAREMQDQVAEKIEKRLQELRWYERAETYTTPGLAFTTLTLLDSTPPDQVQAEFYQARKKAGDEAANLPSGVIGPMINDEYADVTFALFALKARGEPQRLLVREAETLRQRLLHVPGVKKVNIIGEQAERIYVEFSQERLATLGVRAQDVFAALHGQNALTPAGSVQTRGPQVFIRLDGALDALQKIRDTPVVAQGRTLALSDIATVRRGHEDPASFMVRNGGEPALLLGVVMRDGWNGLDLGKALEREVTAIGTEMPLGMSLAKVTDQAVNIGAAVDEFMLKFLAALLVVMLVCFVSMGWRVGIVVAAAVPLTLAVVFIVMAATGKNFDRITLGSLILGLGLLVDDAIIAIEMMVVKMEEGYSRIAASAYAWSHTAAPMLAGTLVTAVGFMPTGFARSSAGEYTSNMFWIVGIALIASWVVAVLFTPYLGVKLLPELKKVAGGHDALYDTPRYHRFRRLLGRVIASKWLVFATVIGLFVLAVLGMAIVKKQFFPVSDRPEVLIEVQLPYGSGIGQTSGAAMKVETWLARQPEAKIVTAYVGQGAPRFYLAMGPELPDPSFAKIVVRTDSQQARDTLKQRLRVAVAAGLAPEARVRVTQLVFGPYSPFPVAYRVSGPDPEVLRTIAGQVQRVMQASPMMRTVNTDWGTRTPTLHFSLQQDRLQAMGLSSGAVAQQLQFLLSGVAVTAVREDIRTVQVVARAAGDMRQDPARIADLTLAGANGERIALSQVGTVEVRWEEPVMRRRDRQPTITVRGDIADGMQPPDVSGAITAQLRSIIDTLPGGYRIEQAGSIEESAKATKAMLPLFPIMLALTLLIIILQVRSISAMVMVFLTSPLGLIGVVPTLILFQQPFGINALVGLIALSGILMRNTLILIGQIHHNEAAGLVPFDAVVEATVQRARPVILTALAAILAFVPLTHSVFWGTLAYTLIGGTFAGTVLTLVFLPAMYAIWFRIRPQAV; via the coding sequence ATGAGCGGGGGCTTCAACCTGTCGGCGCTGGCCGTGCGCGAGCGTTCCGTCACGCTGTTCCTGATCTGCCTGATATCGCTGGCCGGCCTCTTGTCCTTCTTCAAGCTGGGACGGGCGGAAGACCCGGCCTTCACGGTCAAGGTGATGACCATCGTCACCGCCTGGCCAGGCGCCAGCGCGCGCGAAATGCAGGACCAGGTGGCCGAAAAGATCGAAAAGCGCCTGCAGGAGCTGCGCTGGTACGAGCGCGCCGAAACCTATACCACGCCCGGCCTGGCGTTTACCACCCTGACCCTGCTCGACAGCACGCCGCCCGACCAGGTGCAGGCCGAGTTCTACCAGGCGCGCAAGAAGGCTGGCGACGAGGCGGCCAACCTGCCGTCCGGCGTCATCGGTCCCATGATCAACGACGAATACGCGGACGTCACCTTTGCCCTGTTTGCGCTCAAGGCGCGGGGCGAGCCGCAGCGCCTGCTGGTGCGCGAGGCTGAAACCTTGCGCCAGCGCCTTCTGCACGTGCCGGGCGTGAAGAAGGTCAATATCATCGGCGAGCAGGCCGAACGCATCTATGTCGAGTTTTCTCAGGAGCGCCTTGCCACTTTGGGCGTCAGGGCGCAGGACGTGTTTGCGGCGCTGCACGGCCAGAATGCGCTCACGCCAGCCGGTTCGGTCCAGACGCGGGGGCCGCAAGTGTTCATCCGCCTCGACGGCGCGCTCGACGCGCTGCAAAAGATCCGCGACACGCCGGTGGTGGCGCAGGGCCGTACGCTGGCCCTGTCCGATATCGCCACTGTGCGTCGCGGCCACGAGGACCCGGCCAGCTTCATGGTGCGCAATGGCGGCGAGCCGGCGCTGCTGCTGGGCGTGGTCATGCGCGATGGCTGGAATGGCCTGGACCTGGGCAAGGCGCTGGAGCGGGAAGTGACGGCCATCGGCACTGAAATGCCGCTGGGTATGAGCCTGGCCAAGGTCACCGACCAGGCTGTCAATATCGGCGCGGCCGTGGATGAATTCATGCTCAAGTTCCTCGCCGCGCTGCTGGTGGTGATGCTGGTGTGTTTTGTCAGCATGGGCTGGCGCGTCGGCATCGTCGTTGCCGCCGCCGTGCCGCTGACCCTTGCCGTCGTGTTCATCGTGATGGCCGCGACAGGCAAGAATTTCGACCGCATCACCCTCGGTTCCCTGATCCTGGGCCTGGGCCTGCTGGTGGACGACGCCATCATCGCCATCGAGATGATGGTGGTCAAGATGGAGGAGGGCTACAGCCGCATTGCCGCCTCCGCGTATGCCTGGAGCCATACGGCCGCGCCCATGCTGGCGGGCACCCTGGTCACGGCCGTCGGCTTCATGCCCACCGGCTTTGCCCGCTCCAGCGCCGGCGAGTACACCAGCAATATGTTCTGGATCGTCGGTATCGCCCTGATCGCCTCGTGGGTGGTGGCTGTGTTGTTTACACCTTATCTGGGCGTGAAGCTCCTGCCCGAGCTGAAAAAGGTCGCCGGCGGCCATGATGCGTTGTACGACACGCCGCGCTACCACCGCTTTCGCCGCCTGCTGGGCCGCGTGATCGCCAGCAAATGGCTGGTGTTCGCCACCGTGATCGGCCTGTTCGTGCTGGCCGTGCTGGGCATGGCCATCGTCAAGAAACAGTTTTTCCCCGTCTCCGACCGTCCTGAAGTGCTGATCGAAGTACAACTGCCTTACGGCAGCGGGATCGGGCAGACCAGCGGTGCGGCGATGAAAGTGGAAACCTGGCTGGCGCGCCAGCCCGAGGCGAAGATCGTCACGGCCTATGTTGGCCAGGGCGCGCCGCGCTTTTACCTGGCAATGGGGCCGGAATTGCCCGATCCTTCGTTTGCCAAGATCGTCGTGCGCACCGACAGCCAGCAAGCGCGCGACACCCTCAAACAGCGCTTGCGCGTGGCCGTTGCCGCAGGCCTGGCACCGGAGGCGCGCGTGCGTGTCACACAACTGGTGTTCGGCCCATACTCGCCGTTTCCCGTCGCCTACCGCGTCAGCGGCCCGGACCCCGAGGTGCTGCGCACCATCGCCGGCCAGGTGCAGCGCGTGATGCAGGCCAGTCCCATGATGCGCACCGTCAATACTGACTGGGGCACGCGCACGCCCACCCTGCATTTCAGCCTGCAGCAGGACCGCTTGCAAGCCATGGGGCTGAGCTCAGGCGCCGTGGCGCAGCAGTTGCAGTTCCTGCTCAGCGGCGTAGCCGTCACCGCCGTGCGTGAAGATATCCGCACGGTGCAGGTGGTGGCGCGCGCGGCCGGCGACATGCGCCAGGACCCTGCCCGTATCGCCGACCTGACCCTGGCTGGCGCCAACGGCGAGCGCATCGCGCTGTCGCAGGTGGGCACGGTCGAGGTACGCTGGGAAGAACCGGTGATGCGCCGGCGCGACCGCCAGCCGACGATTACCGTGCGCGGCGACATCGCCGACGGCATGCAGCCGCCCGACGTGTCGGGCGCCATCACGGCGCAGCTGCGGTCCATCATCGATACACTGCCAGGCGGCTACCGCATCGAGCAGGCCGGCTCGATCGAGGAATCGGCGAAGGCGACGAAGGCCATGCTGCCCCTGTTCCCCATCATGCTGGCGTTGACCTTGCTGATCATCATTCTGCAGGTGCGCTCGATTTCGGCCATGGTCATGGTTTTCCTGACCAGTCCACTGGGCTTGATCGGCGTCGTGCCCACGCTGATCCTGTTCCAGCAGCCGTTCGGCATCAATGCGCTGGTCGGCTTGATCGCACTGTCGGGCATTTTGATGCGCAACACGCTGATCCTGATCGGCCAGATCCACCATAACGAGGCGGCCGGGCTGGTGCCTTTCGATGCCGTCGTCGAAGCGACCGTGCAGCGCGCCAGACCGGTGATCCTTACCGCCCTGGCGGCCATCCTGGCCTTCGTTCCGCTGACCCATTCGGTCTTCTGGGGAACGCTGGCCTACACCCTGATCGGCGGCACGTTTGCCGGCACGGTGCTGACCCTGGTGTTTCTGCCGGCGATGTATGCGATCTGGTTCAGAATACGGCCGCAGGCTGTATAG
- a CDS encoding efflux RND transporter periplasmic adaptor subunit, protein MRWRRLASSAVISALPLALSLGLTACGEKAQADPRTAMPLVRAVTVQGAESGARTFTGVVAPRVQSELGFRVAGKVQERLVDAGQTVRRGQALMRLDAQDLQLLAQARQDAVTAERARARQTADEEARYRDLRGTGAISASAYDQVRALADAAAAQLKAAEAQADVARNALRYAVLVADADGIVTDTLAEPGQVLAAGQPAVRLAHDGRREAAIQLPETLRPALGSTAQATLFGRPGASVPATLRQLSQNADRQTRTFEARYVLDAALSGAPLGATVTVRIAGSADAGDAVRVPLAALHDGGKGPGVWLIQGKPARLAWRPVKVRRLHDDGADVSGQLKSGERIVALGAHLLRDGEQVALEQAGAGARP, encoded by the coding sequence ATGCGCTGGCGCCGTCTTGCCTCATCTGCTGTCATCTCCGCCTTGCCCCTGGCCTTGTCCCTGGGCCTGACCGCCTGCGGCGAGAAGGCGCAAGCCGATCCGCGTACCGCCATGCCGCTGGTGCGCGCTGTAACGGTGCAGGGTGCCGAGTCGGGTGCGCGTACCTTTACCGGCGTCGTCGCGCCACGCGTGCAAAGCGAATTGGGTTTTCGGGTCGCCGGCAAGGTGCAGGAGCGCCTGGTCGATGCCGGCCAGACCGTGCGGCGTGGCCAAGCCTTGATGCGCCTGGATGCGCAGGACTTGCAACTGCTGGCCCAGGCACGCCAGGACGCGGTCACGGCCGAGCGCGCCCGCGCGCGCCAGACGGCCGACGAGGAGGCGCGCTACCGCGACTTGCGCGGCACCGGCGCCATCTCGGCATCAGCGTACGACCAGGTCAGGGCGCTGGCCGACGCCGCGGCTGCCCAGCTCAAGGCAGCCGAGGCCCAGGCCGACGTGGCGCGCAATGCGCTGCGCTACGCAGTGCTGGTGGCCGATGCCGATGGCATCGTGACGGATACGCTGGCCGAACCGGGCCAGGTACTCGCTGCCGGGCAGCCGGCGGTGCGCCTGGCCCATGACGGGCGGCGCGAAGCGGCGATCCAGTTGCCGGAAACCTTGCGCCCGGCACTTGGTTCGACCGCCCAGGCCACGCTATTTGGCAGGCCGGGCGCCAGCGTGCCGGCCACGCTGCGGCAGCTGTCGCAGAATGCGGACCGGCAAACGCGCACCTTCGAGGCGCGCTATGTGCTCGATGCAGCGCTGTCGGGCGCGCCACTGGGCGCCACCGTCACGGTGCGCATTGCCGGTAGCGCCGATGCCGGCGATGCCGTGCGGGTACCGCTCGCGGCCCTGCACGATGGGGGCAAGGGGCCGGGCGTGTGGCTGATCCAGGGTAAGCCGGCGCGGCTGGCCTGGCGGCCCGTCAAGGTGCGCCGCCTGCACGATGACGGCGCCGACGTCAGCGGCCAGCTCAAAAGCGGCGAACGCATCGTTGCGCTGGGCGCTCACCTGCTGCGCGACGGCGAGCAGGTCGCACTTGAGCAAGCGGGTGCGGGAGCGCGGCCATGA
- a CDS encoding TetR/AcrR family transcriptional regulator, which produces MNHTTLHPTNPSPARGPAGHDVRDQIVVAATEYFSLYGYEKTTVSDLAKAIGFSKAYIYKFFESKQAIGEHICGNCLRQIETEVRAAVDAAGQPPEKLRRMFKASVEASLRLFFQDRKLYDIAASAATGRWPTVQAYELAMGALLQDILQQGRKTGDFERKTPLDETASAIYLVMRPYINPLLLQHSLETSETAPAQLSSLVLRSLSP; this is translated from the coding sequence ATGAACCACACCACACTTCATCCAACAAATCCGTCGCCCGCGCGCGGCCCGGCCGGCCACGACGTGCGCGATCAGATCGTCGTCGCCGCCACCGAATATTTCAGCCTGTATGGCTACGAAAAGACCACCGTGTCCGACCTGGCCAAGGCCATCGGCTTTTCCAAGGCTTATATCTACAAGTTCTTCGAGTCCAAGCAAGCTATCGGCGAACATATCTGCGGCAACTGTCTGCGCCAGATTGAAACCGAGGTCAGGGCAGCGGTGGATGCCGCCGGTCAGCCGCCAGAGAAGCTGCGGCGCATGTTCAAGGCCAGTGTCGAGGCCAGCCTGCGGCTGTTCTTCCAGGACCGCAAGCTGTACGACATCGCCGCCTCGGCCGCCACCGGGCGCTGGCCGACGGTGCAGGCCTATGAGCTGGCCATGGGCGCCTTGCTGCAGGATATCTTGCAGCAGGGCCGCAAGACGGGCGACTTCGAGCGCAAGACGCCGCTCGACGAAACAGCAAGCGCGATCTACCTGGTGATGCGCCCCTACATCAATCCCTTGCTGCTGCAGCACAGCCTGGAGACGAGCGAGACGGCGCCGGCACAATTGTCCAGCCTCGTGTTGCGCAGCTTGTCACCCTAG